The Zingiber officinale cultivar Zhangliang chromosome 10A, Zo_v1.1, whole genome shotgun sequence genome contains a region encoding:
- the LOC122026799 gene encoding L-type lectin-domain containing receptor kinase SIT2-like, translated as MNNSSVSLVCYSLLFFSICLSALATEFLFNGFRDAAKNLSMDGAALITSNGVLQITNDSMRQIGHAFFSSRMLMVKDESVSSPALSFSTTFVLDIITYNGSGGTGMAFVIAPFIPLSRVESGQFLGLLSTQNNGNVSNHLFAIEFDTVDNTRKYIDFPDNHVGVDINDIQSVVAVPAAYHTAELKNVTVNLLGGEPIQAWIDYNSAAKVLNVTIAPFMLPKPYQPLISLSIDLLPIFKEYMYVGFSAATGKFTSYHYVLGWSFSTNESAPNLTLSELPLPPRKKVNSPTSRIGTVKSVLVSSLITLVFVLFLFLVSKYLRNQRKQSENLEDWELEYPNRFPYKDLYRGTKGFNETEVLGSGGFGKVYKGTLWHAKKQVAIKKISNTSNQGVREFIAELSSLGQMRHRNIVQLLGWCKRNEDLLLVYDYMPNGSLDTFLFDDNRSTNLSWNQRFKILKDIAFGLVYLHEDWEQVVVHRDVKSSNVLLDAELNGRLGDFGLARLYEHGKNPHTTHIVGTVGYISPELSHTGKATTGSDVFAYGILLFEVACGRRPIEHTAPSTQVVLIDWVRECHTMNKLLTVIDPRLNENYDKEEMELVLKLGLFCSQSIPEARPTMRQVTNYLNGNDILSDDVVFVFSKENSLRLNSQLPYTSSSKDGMSSTSLSQGR; from the coding sequence ATGAACAATTCATCTGTTTCCCTCGTGTGTTATTCCCTCCTCTTCTTCTCGATTTGTTTATCAGCTCTAGCTACTGAGTTTCTCTTCAATGGGTTCCGAGATGCTGCGAAAAACCTAAGCATGGATGGAGCTGCGCTTATCACATCCAATGGAGTCCTCCAGATAACAAATGACAGTATGAGGCAAATCGGCCACGCCTTCTTTAGTTCTCGCATGCTCATGGTGAAGGATGAATCTGTGTCCTCTCCTGCTCTCTCATTCAGTACTACTTTTGTGTTGGACATCATCACTTACAATGGCAGCGGAGGAACTGGCATGGCCTTTGTGATTGCCCCCTTCATACCCCTTAGTAGAGTTGAAAGTGGTCAGTTTCTTGGACTCCTTAGCACGCAGAACAATGGCAACGTCTCCAACCATCTCTTCGCTATAGAATTCGACACGGTTGATAACACCAGAAAGTATATTGACTTCCCAGATAACCATGTTGGAGTGGACATTAACGACATCCAGTCAGTTGTTGCGGTCCCTGCTGCTTATCACACAGCTGAGCTCAAAAATGTGACGGTGAACTTGTTGGGTGGAGAGCCAATTCAGGCGTGGATCGACTACAATAGTGCTGCAAAAGTGTTGAATGTCACCATAGCTCCATTTATGCTTCCAAAGCCGTACCAACCTCTCATATCTTTGTCGATCGATCTTTTGCCAATATTCAAGGAGTACATGTATGTCGGTTTCTCTGCGGCTACTGGAAAGTTCACAAGCTACCATTATGTTCTAGGCTGGAGCTTTAGCACAAATGAATCAGCACCAAACTTAACTCTATCAGAATTGCCTCTTCCTCCGAGGAAAAAGGTAAACTCACCAACTTCAAGAATTGGTACCGTTAAGTCTGTGCTTGTATCTTCCCTTATCACATTAGTATTTGTGTTGTTCTTATTCCTTGTATCTAAATACTTACGAAATCAAAGGAAACAATCAGAGAACCTTGAGGATTGGGAGTTAGAATACCCCAACAGGTTCCCATATAAAGATCTCTATAGAGGGACCAAAGGTTTTAATGAAACCGAGGTCCTTGGTTCGGGAGGTTTCGGTAAAGTCTACAAAGGGACCTTGTGGCATGCCAAAAAACAAGTGGCCATAAAAAAGATATCAAATACCTCTAACCAAGGAGTGCGGGAGTTCATTGCGGAGCTCTCTAGTTTAGGCCAAATGAGACATCGGAACATAGTGCAGCTCCTAGGATGGTGCAAGCGGAATGAGGACCTCCTCCTCGTCTACGACTACATGCCCAACGGAAGCCTCGACACCTTCCTCTTTGATGACAATAGGAGCACCAATTTGAGCTGGAACCAGAGATTCAAGATTCTGAAGGATATCGCATTTGGGCTGGTCTACTTGCACGAAGATTGGGAGCAAGTGGTAGTTCATAGAGATGTCAAGTCGAGCAACGTACTACTAGATGCCGAGCTGAACGGAAGGCTGGGTGATTTCGGTCTTGCTAGGCTATACGAGCATGGAAAGAACCCCCACACCACCCACATCGTGGGGACTGTGGGCTACATTTCCCCTGAGTTATCGCATACCGGTAAGGCCACGACCGGATCAGATGTCTTTGCTTATGGCATATTGCTCTTCGAGGTGGCTTGTGGCCGGAGGCCAATAGAACACACTGCTCCATCAACGCAGGTGGTTCTGATTGATTGGGTGCGAGAGTGCCACACCATGAACAAACTACTAACTGTCATAGATCCAAGGCTAAATGAAAACTACGACAAGGAGGAAATGGAACTCGTACTAAAGTTGGGATTGTTTTGTTCTCAATCTATTCCTGAAGCGAGGCCTACCATGAGGCAAGTGACAAACTATCTCAATGGCAATGACATTCTCAGTGATGATGTTGTTTTTGTATTCTCAAAAGAAAACTCACTCCGCTTGAACTCTCAACTTCCATATACTTCATCGTCCAAAGATGGGATGTCTTCTACTTCTCTCAGCCAAGGGAGATGA